The DNA segment GTTCATCGCCGAGTATCCCAAGGCCAAAGTGCATTTTCAGGTGGATAACTGGCAGGACCTCAACCAGCGGTTGATCAGCGAGGACATCGAGTTTTTCGTGGCCGACACCCGGCGCTTTGAAGCGGACCCCGATTACCGCATTACCCGCCTGCGTGCACAACGCATGCGCTTTTATTGCCGCGCCGATCACCCCTTGGCGCAGCAGGCATCGGTGACTTGCAAAGAGCTGTTCGGCTATCCGCTGGCGACCACCTTCCGCCCACCGAACATCCGCAAGTTACTCACCGAATACAGCGGCCGCCGCGATTTCGTGCCTCAGGTGGAATGCGAGCACACCTACGCGTTGCTCAATGTGGTCCGCCATTCGGATGCCATTGCCATCGGTAATGCGATGAACCCGGAACCGGCCTTGTTCACCGATGAGTTGCACTGGCTGCAACCGGTGGACCTGCCGCCGCATCTGGAAGAAATGAACACGCGCTACGGCATCGTCAGCCGTAACGCGAGGTCCTTGTCATCGCTGGCCAAGGCGATGATCGGCCTGATCGAAAAGACCGATCTGCACCTGGCCGACCACCTCAGCGGCGTGCCAATGCCGCATGTCGGGGTGTAGATAGGCCCGGCCGGGCCTACAAGCATTCACCCGCAGGAGATGCTTATGCCTCAAAGCATTTCAGAAGTCGTAACGCCCGGTCACACCCACGGTCCGCGGTGCGCCCATAAAGCCCGAGTAGCCGCCGTTAGGCTCACTCCACAACGAGGTGTAGTAGGTCTTGTCGAAGGCGTTCTTCACCCACAGCGACACATCCCACTGACCCTGGCCCCAGTCGCCGCGCAAGCCGGTGGCGAAGTTGGCCACGCCGTAGCCGGGGATCTGCGCATGCACGGAGTCTTCGACGATGCCCACAGCCCGCGAGCGATAGGCGTAGCTGCCGGTCACGTACTGCTCCAGGCCGTTGTCCCAGCCCCACGTGTATTCACCGTTGAAGTTAGCAATCCACTTCGAGGCGCCGACCACCTGATTGCCGCTCAGGTCGCAGGATGCCGGGGCACCGGGACGCAAGCTGACCTCCGGCGGGCACGGCGCATCCTTGTACGACAGATAACGCACGTCGTTGTAAGAGCCGTTGAGGTTGAGGGTCAGGCCGCGCAGCGGCACCACAGTAGCCTCCAGCTCCGCGCCGCGTGAACGCACAGAGCCTGCGTTGGTCAGGTACTGCACGCGGTTGGCTTGGTCGTAAGCGGTGGTCTGGTAGCCGTTGACCTGGGTCCAGAACAGGTTGCCGTTGAGTTGCAGACGGTTGTCCCACAGGGTGCTCTTGACGCCCAGCTCGAGGTTGTTGGCGCGCTCGGCACCGATCAACAGCGAGTCGGCACCGGCAGTCGGTGCGGTGCCAACCGTGAGATTGACGCCGCCAGACTTCTCGCCGTGCGACAGGGTCGCGTAACCCAGCACATCGTCGCTGAACTTGTAGCTCAGGTTGAGCAGCCCCGACGGGCTGATGCTGTACTGGTTAAGATCGCCGGAGTCATAGACACCATACCGACCGTTGCGCGCGGTCAGCGCAGCACCGGTCACCGCCACGCCGCCGGTTGGCGCGCTGCGGTTGACCCAGGCGCTCTTTTCTTCATAGGTGCCGCGAATGCCCGCAGTAAAGTCCAGCTTTGGCGTCAGGTGCCAGGTGCCCTGGCCAAACAGTGCGAAGCTGTTGGTGTCGATATGGCCCTTGGCAACGCTCTCGACATTGGCCAGCGCGCCTGCGGCAGTGCCGTTCCAGACATCGGCCAGCGGGCCGTTGCTGGCCTTGTTGGTGTTGTCCAGGTCCGAGCCATAGTAGTAAGCGCCAAGCACGTAATCGAAGGCGCCGCCGGTGGGCGAAGCCAGCCGGATTTCCTGCGACCATTGCTGGCTCTGTACCGAGACACCACCGTTGTAACTGGCCGGCACGTTGATGCCGTCGTCGTTACGCGGGCTGAAATCCCACCAGCGATAGGCGCTGACCGAGGTCAGGGTGAAATCGCTGGGCAACTTCCAGTTGGCTTCCAGTGACAAGCCGCCCTGGTGCACAGTGACCCGCTGGGTGGCGTCGATATTGACCTTGCGATCGCGGCCATTGACCAGAGTGGCGCCGGCAGCGGCAGCCCGCGACTCATAGCGGTTTACGCCATTGATGGTCGGGCCGGTGCTGTACAGCGCGCGGGTGCCGGCACTGGAAGACTCTTCGTTATAGTCGCCGATCAGGCGCAGGTTGAAGTCTTCGCTGGGCTTGTACAGCAACTGACCACGAAAGCCTTCGCGCGAGCCGCCATTGAGGTCATGGCCGTTGTATTCGTTTTTCAGGTCGCCATCGCTACGGCTGCGGTAAGCCGAAAAACGCCCGGCCAGTTCATCACTGAGTGGCCCGGAGATCGTGCCTTTGGTCTGGAAAAAACCGTCTTCAGCCACCGAGGTTTCAATCGTACGTTCCGGGGTAAAGCTCGGCGCCCGAGTGCTGATATTGACCACCCCGGCGGTGGTGTTTTTACCAAACAGCGTACCTTGCGGGCCGCGCAGCACTTCCAGTTGCTCGATGTCCATCAGGTCGAACACCGCCATGCCGGGGCGGCCCAGATAAACGTTATCAATGTACAACCCGGCACTGCCCTCCAAACCGTCACTGGCCGGGTTGTTACCCAGACCGCGGATCGACACACTGGACTGCCGGGCGTGCATGTAAGCCACGTTCAAGCTTGGGGTCAGTTGTTGCAGGTCCTGAATACGATAAACGCGCTGGCTTTCCAGGGTCTGGCCACTGACCACACTGATCGGCGTCGGCACGTTCTGCGCACTCTCCTCACGGCGTCTGGCCGTCACGGTCACGGTTTTCAATTGCGCGTCGGCTGCCTGCGAGGTGCCCGCCTGGGGCGGCTCGGCATTGAGCGAGGTCTCGGCGGCATGGGCATATGACCCGCCGGCACACCCCGCCAGCAACAGCGCCAAAGGTAGACGTTTAAGTGGCCAGCGCGGCAGCGGATGAGTCGTTGCGGACGGGTTCATACAGGCTCCTTTCAAGC comes from the Pseudomonas sp. StFLB209 genome and includes:
- a CDS encoding LysR family transcriptional regulator — protein: MHIDLRQLRHFIALAEHRSFVAAAAAVNLSQSAFSRSIQALEHSAGFQLVDRASKELPPTQQGLVVLEHARRLIREAQELNNEIGRLNGAEIGTLRFGCGPAPAGQLVPRAVALFIAEYPKAKVHFQVDNWQDLNQRLISEDIEFFVADTRRFEADPDYRITRLRAQRMRFYCRADHPLAQQASVTCKELFGYPLATTFRPPNIRKLLTEYSGRRDFVPQVECEHTYALLNVVRHSDAIAIGNAMNPEPALFTDELHWLQPVDLPPHLEEMNTRYGIVSRNARSLSSLAKAMIGLIEKTDLHLADHLSGVPMPHVGV
- a CDS encoding TonB-dependent receptor: MNPSATTHPLPRWPLKRLPLALLLAGCAGGSYAHAAETSLNAEPPQAGTSQAADAQLKTVTVTARRREESAQNVPTPISVVSGQTLESQRVYRIQDLQQLTPSLNVAYMHARQSSVSIRGLGNNPASDGLEGSAGLYIDNVYLGRPGMAVFDLMDIEQLEVLRGPQGTLFGKNTTAGVVNISTRAPSFTPERTIETSVAEDGFFQTKGTISGPLSDELAGRFSAYRSRSDGDLKNEYNGHDLNGGSREGFRGQLLYKPSEDFNLRLIGDYNEESSSAGTRALYSTGPTINGVNRYESRAAAAGATLVNGRDRKVNIDATQRVTVHQGGLSLEANWKLPSDFTLTSVSAYRWWDFSPRNDDGINVPASYNGGVSVQSQQWSQEIRLASPTGGAFDYVLGAYYYGSDLDNTNKASNGPLADVWNGTAAGALANVESVAKGHIDTNSFALFGQGTWHLTPKLDFTAGIRGTYEEKSAWVNRSAPTGGVAVTGAALTARNGRYGVYDSGDLNQYSISPSGLLNLSYKFSDDVLGYATLSHGEKSGGVNLTVGTAPTAGADSLLIGAERANNLELGVKSTLWDNRLQLNGNLFWTQVNGYQTTAYDQANRVQYLTNAGSVRSRGAELEATVVPLRGLTLNLNGSYNDVRYLSYKDAPCPPEVSLRPGAPASCDLSGNQVVGASKWIANFNGEYTWGWDNGLEQYVTGSYAYRSRAVGIVEDSVHAQIPGYGVANFATGLRGDWGQGQWDVSLWVKNAFDKTYYTSLWSEPNGGYSGFMGAPRTVGVTGRYDF